In bacterium, one genomic interval encodes:
- a CDS encoding ABC transporter permease: MANAVLAPSLPRRAAALSWHRLLRSTNLVVGATVLILVVASAAFAPQVAPYSPIDQAFTDQLKPPSLAHLFGTDEFGRDIFSRVLHGARIALVIGVLADGIAAALGVFLGVISGYVGGRVDAVVMRSVDVMLAFPYLLLAMIVVAILGPSLTNAMIAIGIVYTPQFARLVRGAVLAIKEQEFVEAAGAVGAGITRILGRHVLPNILSPIIVMATLTVGFTIVETAGLSFLGLGATPPTPEWGSMLATGRSFMLTAPWIATFPGLAILVTVVGFNLVGDGLRDLLDPRLRGRD; the protein is encoded by the coding sequence ATGGCGAACGCCGTCCTCGCCCCCAGCCTGCCGCGCCGCGCCGCCGCCCTCTCCTGGCATCGCCTTCTCCGCAGCACCAACCTGGTGGTGGGGGCCACCGTTCTCATCCTCGTGGTCGCCTCTGCGGCGTTCGCCCCCCAGGTCGCGCCGTACAGCCCGATCGACCAGGCATTCACAGACCAGCTCAAACCCCCGTCGCTCGCGCACCTGTTCGGCACCGACGAGTTCGGCCGGGATATCTTCTCCCGCGTGCTCCATGGGGCCCGGATCGCCCTCGTCATCGGCGTGCTGGCCGACGGGATCGCCGCCGCCCTCGGGGTGTTCCTCGGGGTGATCTCCGGATACGTCGGCGGAAGAGTCGACGCGGTGGTGATGCGATCGGTCGACGTCATGCTCGCGTTCCCGTACCTCTTGCTCGCGATGATCGTCGTGGCGATCCTGGGGCCGAGCCTGACGAACGCGATGATTGCGATCGGGATCGTCTACACGCCGCAGTTCGCCCGGTTGGTGCGGGGCGCGGTCCTGGCCATCAAAGAGCAGGAATTCGTCGAGGCCGCGGGGGCCGTCGGGGCGGGGATCACCAGGATCCTCGGCCGCCACGTCCTGCCCAACATCCTCTCGCCCATCATCGTCATGGCGACACTGACCGTGGGGTTTACGATCGTCGAGACCGCCGGGCTGTCGTTTCTCGGCCTGGGGGCCACCCCGCCCACCCCGGAATGGGGATCGATGCTCGCCACGGGGCGGTCGTTCATGCTGACGGCCCCGTGGATCGCCACCTTTCCCGGCCTCGCCATTCTCGTCACCGTGGTCGGGTTCAACCTCGTGGGCGACGGCCTGAGAGATCTGCTGGACCCAAGGCTCCGCGGCCGCGACTGA
- a CDS encoding ABC transporter permease, which produces MLKYIAGRLGQLVPVLIGISILVFFGMHLVPGDVAQLLLGDKGTDADLQRLRHQLGLDQPVYVQYARFLIGALHGDFGVSLRTRQSAIWEIGQGLPVTIELSLAALVFAVVFGLAIGVVAARRPHSLVDTSAMIGVLIGVSMPVFWTGILLLLVFGGILGWLPLGGILEGGMAVRRITGMPLVDGLLTGNGPVVQSSIRHLVLPAVALGATSMATIARMARSTMLEVLHLDYVRTARAKGVGERRVVSHHALRNALLPVVTLVGLQLGLLLSGAVLTETIFALPGLGRLAITSVLARDYPVVQGVVIIAAGIFVLANLLVDVLYAYLDPRIRYG; this is translated from the coding sequence ATGCTCAAGTACATCGCCGGACGGCTGGGACAACTCGTCCCCGTGCTGATCGGGATCAGCATCCTGGTCTTCTTCGGGATGCATCTCGTTCCCGGCGACGTCGCCCAACTGCTGCTCGGCGACAAGGGGACCGACGCCGACCTCCAGCGTCTCCGCCACCAGTTGGGTCTCGATCAGCCGGTGTACGTGCAGTACGCGCGATTCCTGATCGGGGCGCTGCACGGCGACTTCGGCGTCTCGCTCCGGACCCGCCAGTCGGCGATCTGGGAGATCGGGCAGGGGCTGCCCGTCACGATCGAGCTCAGCCTGGCTGCCCTTGTGTTTGCCGTCGTCTTCGGCCTGGCGATCGGCGTGGTTGCGGCCCGCCGGCCCCATTCGCTCGTGGACACCTCGGCGATGATCGGGGTCCTGATCGGTGTCTCGATGCCGGTGTTCTGGACCGGGATCCTGCTGTTGCTGGTCTTTGGCGGGATCTTGGGGTGGCTGCCGCTGGGAGGGATCCTGGAGGGCGGGATGGCCGTCCGTCGCATCACCGGCATGCCTCTGGTTGACGGGTTGCTGACCGGGAACGGGCCGGTGGTGCAGAGCAGCATCCGGCATCTCGTCCTTCCGGCTGTGGCACTCGGCGCGACCTCGATGGCCACGATCGCCCGCATGGCGCGGTCCACGATGCTGGAGGTCCTGCACCTCGACTACGTGCGGACCGCTCGGGCCAAGGGCGTGGGCGAGCGCCGGGTGGTGAGCCACCACGCGCTCCGCAACGCGCTCCTGCCCGTCGTCACTCTCGTCGGACTCCAGTTGGGGCTCCTCCTCAGTGGCGCCGTGCTGACGGAAACGATCTTCGCGCTCCCGGGACTGGGGCGGCTCGCGATCACGAGCGTGCTGGCGAGGGACTATCCGGTAGTGCAGGGGGTCGTCATTATCGCGGCGGGAATTTTCGTGCTCGCGAATCTCCTCGTGGACGTGCTCTACGCGTACCTGGACCCCCGGATCCGGTACGGCTAA